One part of the Triplophysa rosa linkage group LG5, Trosa_1v2, whole genome shotgun sequence genome encodes these proteins:
- the amy2a gene encoding pancreatic alpha-amylase, which yields MKLLILAALLGLSFAQFNPNTKHGRTSIVHLFEWRWADIAAECERYLAPNGFGGVQISPPSESIIVTNPSHPWWQRYQPIGYKLCSRSGNENELRDMITRCNNVGVNIYVDAVINHMCGAGGGEGTHSSCGSYFNANKKDFPSVPYSNLDFNDGKCHTGSGNIENYNDVNQVRNCRLVGLLDLALEKDYVRGKVTDYMNKLIDMGVAGFRVDACKHMWPGDLSAVYGRLHNLNTKWFPSGSKSFIYQEVIDLGGEPITSNQYYGLGRVTEFKYGAKLGTAIRKWNNEKLSFLKNWGEGWGMMPSDKALVFVDNHDNQRGHGAGGASILTFWDARLYKMAVGLMLAHPYGVTRVMSSYRWNRNIVNGQDTNDWMGPPSYGDGSTKPVPINPDSTCGDNWVCEHRWRQIRNMVIFRNVVNGQPFSNWWDNGNNQIAFGRGNRGFIVINNDSWDLDATLNTGMPQGTYCDVISGQKEGSGCTGKQVQVGGDGRAHFKISHTAEDPFIAFHANSKL from the exons ATGAAGCTTCTAATCTTGGCAGCGCTGCTCGGGCTGAGCTTTGCTCAGTTCAACCCTAACACAAAACATGGAAGAACTTCCATTGTCCACCTGTTTGAATGGCGCTGGGCTGATATTGCTGCAGAATGTGAGAGATATCTTGCACCAAACGGCTTTGGTGGAGTTCAG ATCTCCCCTCCAAGTGAGAGCATTATCGTAACAAACCCGTCGCATCCTTGGTGGCAGAGATATCAGCCAATCGGCTATAAACTGTGTTCCAGATCAGGAAATGAAAATGAGCTGAGAGATATGATCACGAGATGCAACAACGTTGGG GTGAACATCTATGTAGATGCAGTCATCAACCACATGTGTGGAGCCGGTGGTGGAGAGGGTACACACTCCAGCTGTGGTTCATATTTTAATGCCAACAAAAAGGATTTCCCTTCAGTTCCATACTCAAACTTGGACTTCAACGACGGAAAATGCCACACCGGCAGCGGAAACATTGAGAATTACAACGATGTCAATCAA GTAAGAAACTGTCGTCTGGTTGGTCTTCTGGACCTTGCTTTGGAGAAGGACTATGTTCGAGGTAAAGTGACGGACTACATGAACAAGCTTATTGACATGGGTGTGGCCGGATTCAGAGTGGACGCTTGTAAGCACATGTGGCCTGGTGATCTTTCTGCTGTTTATGGAAGACTCCATAATCTCAACACTAAGTGGTTTCCCTCTGGATCCAAATCTTTCATCTACCAAGag GTTATTGATCTTGGCGGAGAGCCCATCACATCAAATCAGTATTATGGACTTGGAAGGGTCACTGAGTTCAAATATGGCGCTAAGCTTGGCACTGCGATTCGCAAATGGAATAATGAAAAACTGTCCTTCCTTAA GAACTGGGGTGAGGGTTGGGGTATGATGCCTTCTGATAAAGCCCTAGTATTTGTTGACAACCATGATAACCAGAGAGGACATGGAGCTGGTGGAGCATCCATTCTCACATTCTGGGATGCCAG ACTTTACAAAATGGCTGTAGGCCTGATGTTGGCTCATCCGTATGGAGTTACAAGAGTTATGTCCAGCTACCGATGGAACCGCAACATTGTCAATGGACAG GACACAAATGACTGGATGGGACCGCCCAGCTATGGTGATGGATCCACCAAACCAGTTCCTATTAACCCAGACTCTACTTGTGGAGATAACTGGGTTTGTGAACACAGGTGGCGTCAGATCAG GAACATGGTGATCTTCCGTAATGTTGTTAATGGACAGCCATTTTCTAACTGGTGGGACAATGGGAATAACCAGATCGCTTTCGGCCGTGGTAATCGTGGGTTCATTGTCATCAACAATGACAGCTG GGATCTGGACGCCACCTTAAACACTGGCATGCCACAAGGCACCTACTGCGATGTCATCTCTGGTCAGAAGGAAGGAAGTGGATGCACTGGAAAGCAGGTGCAGGTGGGAGGAGATGGACGGGCTCACTTTAAAATCAGTCACACGGCCGAAGACCCATTCATTGCCTTCCATGCTAACTCAAAACTGTAA